A segment of the Panacibacter ginsenosidivorans genome:
ACAGGTACAAGTGTGCGACGCAAGGGACGATAATATTTGTTCTGCAGTTGGGCTCATAATAAACCTTCGTTGCAACCATGTAAATATTTATATATTGCGCAACCAATTATTTTTAAATGCGCATTATCTCTTACAATGTAAACGGCATACGAGCCGCGATAAAAAAGGGTTTTATTGAATGGTTGCGAACAGATGTGGCAGACATTATTTGTATACAGGAAACAAAGGCCATGAAGAGTGATGTTGATTGTAAAATTATTGAAGACCTTGGCTTTGATACCTACTGGTTCTCCGCTGATAAAAAAGGCTATAGTGGTGTGGCTGTATTTACAAAAATTCATCCAGATAATGTACAGTTTGGAAATGGCATTATGCAAAGTGACGCCGAAGGAAGAGTAATACGACTCGACTTTGGTGATCTAACATTGGTGAATGCGTATTTTCCATCGGGCACGAGTGGTGATGAAAGGCAGGTTTACAAATATAAATGGCTGGATGAGTTCCGTGAATATCTTGAAGTGTTGAAAAAGACAAGACACAAACTTATTATTACAGGCGATTACAATATTGCACATGCAGCCATAGATATTCATGATCCAAAGGGTAATAAAAATTCATCCGGCTTTTTACCGGAAGAACGGGCATGGATGGATAAATTTTTAGCGCATGGTTATATAGATACATTTCGTGCTTTACATCCGGCAGAAGCGCACAAGTATTCATGGTGGAGTCAACGATTTCCTACAGTACGTTTGAATAATAAAGGCTGGAGAATAGATTATATAAGTGTCACAGAAAATTTAAGATCAGAACTTATTGCGGCAGATATTTACCCGGATGCAAAACACAGTGACCACTGTCCTGTATATCTTGAAATAAACAATTGATTGTATGATCATCTATAATGTAACTACACATGTAAATCACACTATTCATGAAGCATGGCTTACATGGATGAAACAAATACATATACCCGAAGTAATGCAAACCAAATGCTTTATAAAATTTCAAATGATACGTATGCTGGAGGTTGATGAAACAGAAGGGGCAACTTACGCAGTACAGTATTATGCAGAAAGTAAAGCAGATTATAACAGGTATATAGAATTATATGCACCTGCATTCCGGCAATCGATCCTGGAAAAATGGGGAAATAAAATAATTGCTTTCCGCTCTTTGATGGATGTTGTGCATTAATTGTGGATAGTTTAAGAATATAATTTTCTCTATTCAAAAAGAATGATATATTTCTCCAAAACCCGCTACAGCACTGTATTTTAAGAGAATGCCGCTGAAACCCTTTGCTGCAAAGGATTTCAACATTCAGCATGCTTTTTGATACATAATGCCATTTTACGTAAATCTGCTGAAACCCTTTACCCACCTGCATTTAACGTCGTCATAAAATTTTCATTAATCATCAAAAATAATTTTGTTGATTGCCAAAAGCGAATAAATTTGTTTCTGTTACTAATCAAAATAAAAATAACATTATGAACAAAGCTGAATTGGTTGCCAAAC
Coding sequences within it:
- a CDS encoding DUF4286 family protein — protein: MIIYNVTTHVNHTIHEAWLTWMKQIHIPEVMQTKCFIKFQMIRMLEVDETEGATYAVQYYAESKADYNRYIELYAPAFRQSILEKWGNKIIAFRSLMDVVH
- a CDS encoding exodeoxyribonuclease III: MRIISYNVNGIRAAIKKGFIEWLRTDVADIICIQETKAMKSDVDCKIIEDLGFDTYWFSADKKGYSGVAVFTKIHPDNVQFGNGIMQSDAEGRVIRLDFGDLTLVNAYFPSGTSGDERQVYKYKWLDEFREYLEVLKKTRHKLIITGDYNIAHAAIDIHDPKGNKNSSGFLPEERAWMDKFLAHGYIDTFRALHPAEAHKYSWWSQRFPTVRLNNKGWRIDYISVTENLRSELIAADIYPDAKHSDHCPVYLEINN